The Sphingobacteriales bacterium genome has a segment encoding these proteins:
- a CDS encoding 2-phosphosulfolactate phosphatase, producing MPFIETCLSPALIHSYFLPQKNVVIIDILRATSTIVTVLAEGGSAVLPVSSIEECRQQQAAGYTTAAERDGSKVAGFDFGNSPLEYRNSNTKGLRLALSSTNGTQCVELSKAAHGIYCGAFLNLSALALHLAQQQHDVLLLCAGWKNAVNAEDTLFAGALAQAIISQNPQFQRHPHCDSTLIALQLWQQLNFGALIRQSSHFHRLAQTEVRADLDFCLQCDVYTSVPVYEGGVFVAAAPTF from the coding sequence ATGCCTTTTATTGAAACTTGCCTCTCCCCTGCCCTTATCCATTCTTATTTCCTGCCGCAAAAAAATGTCGTCATTATTGATATTTTGCGTGCCACTTCTACTATCGTCACTGTGCTGGCAGAAGGCGGCAGTGCCGTATTGCCCGTGAGCAGCATTGAAGAATGCCGACAGCAACAAGCCGCCGGATATACCACTGCCGCCGAGCGCGATGGCTCTAAAGTAGCAGGTTTTGATTTCGGCAACTCGCCTTTGGAATATCGCAACAGCAATACAAAAGGGTTGCGTTTGGCTCTTTCTTCTACCAACGGCACACAATGCGTAGAACTTTCAAAAGCCGCACACGGTATCTATTGTGGTGCTTTTCTCAATCTCTCCGCCCTCGCCCTGCATTTGGCACAGCAACAACACGATGTGCTGCTCCTGTGCGCCGGCTGGAAAAACGCGGTAAATGCCGAAGACACCCTCTTTGCCGGTGCACTTGCACAAGCAATTATATCGCAAAATCCTCAATTTCAACGACACCCCCACTGCGACAGCACCCTCATTGCACTCCAATTGTGGCAGCAACTAAATTTTGGAGCATTGATACGGCAATCTTCGCATTTTCACCGTTTGGCACAGACAGAAGTGCGCGCCGACCTCGATTTTTGCCTTCAATGCGATGTATATACCAGTGTTCCGGTGTATGAAGGCGGCGTTTTTGTGGCGGCGGCACCTACTTTTTAA